The following proteins are co-located in the Wenzhouxiangella marina genome:
- a CDS encoding cryptochrome/photolyase family protein, which yields MTTAIVWFRRDLRLADNAALDYARQHFERVIPVYVWDPDSLGDWSPGAAARWWLHHSLARLSERLSERGSRLTLARGDTAKVLGQLLDETGAEAVFWNRLYDPAVIQRDQAIKKQLRESGYEARSFRASVLVEPWELLKADGTPYLVFTPFWKQLQKRWSPPSRCPEPRELAGPSRWPTGCSLDALELTPKLDWADGFSDRWTPGELAARRRLDRFVEEAVADYSEQRDRPDRHGTSRLSPHLHFGEISPAQIALALEASGELPGGQGRLSYLREIAWREFSTYLLYHYPHLPDQPLKDQFGDFPWRSPSEYRADLEAWQQGRTGIPMVDAGMRELWQTGWMHNRVRMIVASFLTKNLLIPWQEGASWFWDTLVDADLANNTQGWQWTAGCGADAAPYFRVFNPVLQGEKFDPQGDYVRRWCPELKGISGPRVHQPEVASEQGRSYPRPRVDLKRSRQRALDAYQAIRKA from the coding sequence ATGACTACTGCCATCGTCTGGTTCCGCCGCGACTTGCGCCTGGCGGACAACGCCGCCCTCGATTACGCTCGTCAGCACTTCGAACGAGTGATCCCGGTCTATGTCTGGGATCCGGACTCGCTCGGCGACTGGTCTCCCGGCGCGGCGGCCCGCTGGTGGCTGCATCATTCCCTGGCCCGACTTTCCGAGCGCTTGAGCGAGCGCGGAAGTCGATTGACCCTGGCTCGCGGCGACACGGCCAAGGTGCTCGGGCAGCTCCTCGATGAGACGGGTGCCGAGGCCGTGTTCTGGAATCGCCTGTACGATCCTGCGGTCATCCAGCGTGACCAGGCCATCAAGAAGCAGCTGCGGGAAAGCGGGTACGAAGCTCGGAGTTTCCGGGCCTCGGTACTGGTGGAGCCGTGGGAATTGCTGAAAGCCGATGGCACGCCTTACCTCGTTTTCACGCCCTTCTGGAAACAACTGCAGAAGCGTTGGAGTCCACCGAGCCGTTGTCCGGAGCCCCGTGAACTGGCCGGGCCGAGCCGATGGCCGACGGGGTGCTCGCTGGACGCACTGGAGCTGACGCCCAAGCTGGACTGGGCCGATGGATTCAGCGATCGCTGGACGCCGGGTGAACTGGCTGCGCGGCGGCGCCTCGATCGATTCGTCGAGGAGGCCGTCGCTGACTATTCGGAGCAGCGCGACCGGCCGGATCGGCATGGGACGTCCCGCTTGTCACCCCATCTGCATTTCGGCGAAATTTCACCGGCACAGATTGCCCTGGCCCTGGAGGCCTCGGGCGAGCTGCCGGGTGGCCAGGGGCGGCTGTCCTATCTGCGTGAAATCGCCTGGCGCGAGTTCTCCACCTATCTCCTCTATCACTATCCGCATCTGCCCGACCAGCCACTCAAGGACCAGTTCGGCGATTTCCCCTGGCGTTCGCCGTCGGAGTATCGTGCCGACCTCGAGGCATGGCAGCAGGGCAGGACCGGAATTCCCATGGTCGACGCCGGCATGCGCGAGCTCTGGCAGACCGGCTGGATGCACAATCGGGTGCGCATGATCGTCGCTTCCTTCCTGACCAAGAACCTGCTGATTCCCTGGCAGGAGGGTGCGAGCTGGTTCTGGGACACCCTGGTCGATGCGGACCTCGCCAACAACACCCAGGGCTGGCAGTGGACCGCGGGTTGTGGCGCGGATGCGGCGCCGTACTTCCGGGTCTTCAACCCGGTCCTGCAGGGCGAGAAGTTCGACCCGCAGGGCGACTATGTTCGGCGCTGGTGCCCCGAGTTGAAAGGTATTTCAGGCCCCCGTGTCCACCAACCCGAGGTTGCGAGTGAGCAGGGTCGCAGTTATCCACGGCCGAGGGTCGACCTGAAGCGTTCGAGACAGCGTGCGCTGGATGCCTATCAGGCGATCAGGAAGGCCTGA
- a CDS encoding SPOR domain-containing protein, protein MDKVLKQRLIGASILIALAVIFLPMLFEGPEEESVGRELSIELPSAPGERAPVRRLALNPERVRESAPETRAEPAEAARMDPEAGRNADDLMADIEASVARGADSSREPGVSDATDNLTASEAPGEGEGEPEVRAEAASEPESAPETTVEAPVEASPPPATEAARAGDPATAASSGFEVQVASFSNRENADDLVARLTQLGHVASIDLVVRGPSELHRVRTGPYRQRADAERALGQIRQTVAGVNPVIVGEAPVPAAESISAERPVESGYVVQVGSFASRNNAVRLLDQLSNLGYEAFIHEDMAGSRRIWRVRVGPVGSRAEAQARLQAMADEDSLDGLVVSHP, encoded by the coding sequence ATGGACAAAGTGCTCAAGCAGCGCCTGATCGGCGCATCGATCCTGATCGCCCTGGCGGTCATTTTTCTGCCCATGCTCTTCGAGGGTCCGGAAGAGGAGTCCGTCGGTCGCGAGTTGAGCATCGAACTGCCCAGCGCGCCGGGTGAGCGAGCACCAGTCCGGCGATTGGCCCTCAATCCCGAGCGAGTCCGCGAGTCGGCACCCGAAACGCGAGCCGAGCCGGCGGAGGCCGCGCGGATGGACCCCGAAGCTGGCCGGAACGCCGATGATCTGATGGCCGATATCGAGGCCAGCGTAGCGCGTGGCGCGGACTCGAGCCGCGAACCCGGGGTCTCCGATGCCACGGACAACCTGACCGCCAGCGAAGCGCCTGGCGAAGGGGAAGGCGAGCCGGAGGTCCGCGCCGAGGCGGCGTCGGAACCGGAATCAGCGCCGGAAACGACGGTCGAAGCGCCCGTGGAAGCTTCACCGCCGCCAGCGACCGAGGCAGCCCGGGCGGGTGATCCGGCGACCGCCGCCTCCAGCGGTTTCGAAGTCCAGGTCGCCAGCTTCAGCAATCGCGAGAACGCCGATGATCTGGTGGCGCGATTGACCCAGCTGGGGCATGTGGCGTCCATCGATCTGGTGGTGCGTGGACCCTCGGAGCTGCATCGGGTCCGGACCGGCCCCTATCGCCAGCGGGCCGATGCCGAGCGTGCCCTCGGCCAGATCCGTCAGACCGTGGCGGGCGTCAATCCCGTGATCGTGGGCGAGGCTCCCGTGCCGGCTGCCGAGTCGATATCGGCGGAGCGTCCCGTCGAGTCCGGTTATGTGGTGCAGGTCGGGTCCTTCGCCAGTCGCAACAATGCCGTTCGCTTGCTCGATCAGCTTTCGAACCTCGGCTACGAGGCCTTCATTCATGAGGACATGGCCGGTTCGCGCCGCATCTGGCGTGTCCGGGTCGGCCCGGTCGGGTCACGGGCGGAGGCGCAGGCGCGTCTGCAGGCAATGGCCGATGAAGACTCGCTGGACGGTCTGGTGGTCTCGCATCCATGA
- the purF gene encoding amidophosphoribosyltransferase has translation MCGIVGIFGRSPVAARLYDAMTILQHRGQDAAGMTTLDDGRMRSARGIGLVRDVFGEQSVAGLTGDIGIGHVRYPTAGCDRPDETQPMYVNSPCGIALGHNGNLINSDRLSAELFAQDRRHINTESDSEVLLNCLAHELAIQPGGSPTPAQIFAAVDGVHRRCRGGYAAVALIAGVGLLGFRDPHGIRPAVLGRRESDDGEEYIIASESVVLDILGFELVSDLAPGEAVLVDMDGQLHRHASPEARSHTPCLFEYVYFARPDSMIDDLSVYKVRLRMGEALAEKILREWPDHDIDVVIPVPDTSRTACLPLAHMLGVKYREGLMKNRYIGRTFIMPGQEERARSVRRKLNTIPLEFRRKNVLLVDDSIVRGTTSRQIIQMAREAGANKVYLASASPPVRYPNVYGIDMPAASELIAAGRSEEEVCAAIGADRLIYQDLEALEQAVRGKNQKLDGFDSSCFSGKYVTGLEDGYLEALEARRSDAARMQRRGQSG, from the coding sequence ATGTGCGGAATAGTAGGAATCTTCGGGCGCTCGCCCGTGGCGGCGCGTCTGTACGACGCGATGACGATTCTCCAGCATCGCGGTCAGGATGCAGCGGGGATGACGACTCTGGACGACGGGCGGATGCGCTCGGCGCGAGGCATCGGCCTGGTGCGGGACGTGTTCGGTGAACAATCCGTGGCCGGGCTGACCGGGGACATCGGCATCGGCCACGTCCGCTACCCGACGGCCGGTTGTGATCGACCGGACGAGACGCAGCCGATGTACGTCAATTCTCCCTGCGGCATCGCCTTGGGCCACAACGGCAACCTGATCAACTCCGATCGCCTGAGCGCCGAGCTCTTTGCCCAGGACCGTCGGCACATCAACACGGAGTCCGATTCCGAGGTCCTGCTCAACTGTCTGGCCCACGAGCTGGCGATCCAGCCCGGTGGCAGTCCCACGCCCGCGCAGATCTTCGCTGCGGTCGACGGCGTGCACCGCCGGTGCCGGGGCGGCTACGCAGCCGTGGCCCTGATCGCGGGCGTAGGCCTGCTCGGGTTCCGTGATCCGCACGGGATTCGTCCTGCCGTTCTGGGCCGCCGCGAGTCGGATGATGGCGAGGAGTACATCATCGCCTCGGAGTCGGTCGTCCTCGATATCCTGGGCTTTGAACTGGTCTCGGATCTCGCGCCCGGAGAGGCCGTGCTGGTGGACATGGATGGTCAGCTGCACCGCCATGCCAGTCCCGAGGCACGCTCGCACACGCCCTGCCTGTTCGAGTATGTCTACTTCGCTCGCCCCGACTCGATGATTGATGATCTGTCGGTCTACAAGGTGCGTCTGCGCATGGGTGAAGCCCTGGCCGAAAAGATCCTGCGCGAGTGGCCGGATCACGACATCGATGTCGTCATCCCGGTGCCGGACACCAGCCGCACGGCCTGCCTGCCGCTGGCGCACATGCTGGGTGTGAAGTACCGCGAGGGTCTGATGAAGAACCGCTACATCGGGCGGACCTTCATCATGCCGGGACAGGAAGAGCGGGCGCGTTCGGTTCGCCGCAAGCTCAACACGATTCCGCTGGAATTCCGTCGCAAGAACGTACTGCTCGTCGATGATTCCATCGTCCGCGGTACCACGTCGCGGCAGATCATCCAGATGGCCCGCGAGGCGGGTGCGAACAAGGTCTATCTGGCCTCCGCGTCGCCGCCGGTGCGCTACCCCAACGTCTATGGCATCGACATGCCGGCGGCCAGCGAATTGATCGCGGCCGGGCGAAGCGAGGAGGAGGTCTGCGCGGCGATCGGCGCCGATCGCCTGATCTATCAGGACCTGGAGGCGCTGGAACAGGCAGTCAGAGGCAAGAATCAGAAACTCGACGGCTTCGACAGCTCCTGTTTCAGCGGGAAATACGTGACCGGGCTCGAAGATGGCTATCTCGAGGCGCTGGAAGCGCGTCGCTCCGATGCGGCGCGCATGCAGCGGCGGGGCCAGTCGGGCTGA
- a CDS encoding CvpA family protein, which produces MNGADVAILAVGLISMLVSLFRGFVREAFSLLVWVAAGYLALRASGPLSVEMSPWISMPSVRLIAAFVGVFVVVLIVGGLCNYLLGKLVEGTGLSGTDRLLGALFGLLRGAAIVLVAVIIARFTPFPNDPWWQQSQLLPRFEHLAAWAVAQFPDSLQEQIRANQLPEADESEPTSSDEPPEPTPELPDEVRAEP; this is translated from the coding sequence ATGAACGGCGCCGATGTGGCCATTCTGGCCGTGGGGCTGATTTCCATGCTGGTCAGTCTGTTCCGAGGCTTCGTGCGCGAGGCCTTCTCGCTGCTCGTCTGGGTGGCCGCAGGCTATCTGGCTTTGCGTGCCTCTGGGCCCCTGTCGGTCGAAATGAGTCCCTGGATCAGCATGCCATCGGTGCGCCTGATCGCGGCCTTCGTCGGTGTCTTCGTCGTCGTGCTGATCGTGGGAGGGCTGTGCAACTACCTGCTCGGCAAGCTCGTCGAGGGCACCGGCCTGAGTGGCACCGATCGCCTGCTCGGTGCGCTGTTCGGTCTGTTGCGCGGCGCGGCGATCGTGCTGGTGGCGGTCATCATCGCGCGCTTCACTCCCTTTCCGAACGATCCCTGGTGGCAGCAGTCCCAGCTGTTACCGCGTTTCGAGCATCTGGCCGCCTGGGCCGTGGCGCAGTTTCCGGACTCCCTGCAGGAGCAGATTCGCGCCAACCAGTTGCCAGAGGCTGACGAATCCGAACCGACGAGCTCCGACGAGCCCCCGGAACCCACCCCCGAACTACCGGACGAAGTCCGAGCCGAACCTTGA
- a CDS encoding DUF937 domain-containing protein has product MTDLLKTLSQHFDQDAIQAMSRQIGASTEQTHGAINAALPVLVGMLARNNRSEDGGQALARAVERDHDGSILDQLQGFFSSGETSMGERILGHVLGSRQTTAEAGLAERTGLSGGQIHQLLALLAPVVMGALGRQSGGRSGGLGDLLEGSMGELLQGRGGEAGASVLGDLLGGKDRDLGGLARAGSSLLGGLFRK; this is encoded by the coding sequence ATGACCGACCTACTGAAAACCCTTTCCCAGCATTTCGACCAGGACGCGATCCAGGCCATGAGCCGGCAGATCGGGGCCTCGACCGAACAGACCCACGGCGCCATCAATGCCGCCCTGCCCGTTCTGGTCGGCATGCTCGCCAGGAACAATCGCTCGGAGGACGGTGGCCAGGCCCTCGCCCGGGCCGTCGAACGCGATCACGACGGCTCGATTCTCGATCAGCTGCAGGGCTTCTTCAGCAGCGGAGAAACCAGCATGGGTGAACGCATCCTGGGGCACGTACTCGGTAGCCGCCAGACCACGGCAGAAGCCGGGCTGGCCGAGCGCACCGGCCTGAGTGGCGGGCAGATCCACCAGCTGCTGGCCCTGCTGGCGCCGGTGGTCATGGGGGCCCTCGGACGCCAGAGCGGTGGCCGCTCCGGCGGGCTGGGTGATCTGCTCGAGGGCTCGATGGGCGAGCTGCTGCAGGGCCGCGGCGGCGAGGCGGGTGCCAGCGTCCTCGGTGACCTGCTCGGTGGCAAGGATCGGGACCTCGGTGGCCTTGCCCGTGCCGGCAGCAGCCTGCTCGGTGGCCTGTTCCGGAAGTAA
- a CDS encoding M15 family metallopeptidase has protein sequence MNDSIKVRPARNAELPTLAKLIANQLPDMMAGRKRPDNIEQHLARLIPDQSLILATRGNRLAGLTAVDLDHLQVLACYLDPETASPDTPRQLFKAAEKLALSFGARRLSCTIKKQVSGFMSSMGYVMTGDGVGDDSAGRMEKDLLAKARPELKQLLELLDELGIPEDYGIKHRMHLMPEASTLVPIGRDIFDRDQRMTPAAATAWSRMQSAANSRGVELQLVSAFRGVSYQANLFRRKLADGQSLDKILSVSAAPGYSEHHSGRAIDITTPGKKPLEEDFADSKAYQWLKANAGIYGFKESYPQGNRHRIKWEPWHWCYHHRPGA, from the coding sequence ATGAATGATTCAATCAAGGTCCGTCCGGCGCGAAACGCCGAACTTCCAACGCTGGCCAAGCTGATCGCCAATCAGCTGCCCGACATGATGGCGGGACGCAAGCGACCGGACAACATCGAGCAGCATCTGGCCCGTCTGATCCCCGATCAGTCGCTGATCCTGGCCACCCGAGGCAATCGACTCGCTGGATTGACGGCGGTCGATCTGGACCATCTCCAGGTACTGGCCTGCTATCTCGATCCCGAGACCGCCTCGCCGGACACCCCCAGGCAACTTTTCAAGGCCGCTGAAAAGCTCGCCCTGAGCTTCGGGGCCCGTCGGTTGAGTTGCACCATCAAGAAGCAGGTCAGCGGCTTCATGAGTTCGATGGGCTACGTCATGACCGGGGATGGCGTCGGCGACGACAGCGCCGGCCGGATGGAAAAGGATCTGCTGGCCAAGGCCAGACCCGAACTGAAGCAGCTGCTCGAGCTGCTCGATGAGCTGGGAATCCCGGAAGACTACGGTATCAAGCACCGGATGCATCTGATGCCCGAAGCCTCGACCCTGGTACCGATCGGCCGCGACATCTTCGACCGTGATCAGCGCATGACCCCCGCCGCAGCGACCGCCTGGTCGAGGATGCAGTCGGCGGCCAACAGTCGTGGGGTCGAGCTCCAGCTGGTTTCGGCCTTCCGCGGCGTCAGCTACCAGGCCAACCTGTTCCGCCGCAAGCTTGCCGACGGACAGAGCCTCGACAAGATTCTCTCGGTCTCGGCGGCGCCCGGCTACAGCGAGCACCACAGCGGCCGGGCCATCGATATCACCACGCCCGGCAAGAAGCCCCTGGAAGAAGACTTCGCGGATTCCAAGGCCTACCAGTGGCTGAAGGCCAATGCCGGGATCTATGGATTCAAGGAAAGCTATCCCCAGGGCAACCGCCATCGCATCAAGTGGGAACCCTGGCACTGGTGCTATCACCACCGGCCGGGGGCCTGA